From Synechococcus sp. A10-1-5-1, a single genomic window includes:
- the mnmA gene encoding tRNA 2-thiouridine(34) synthase MnmA, whose protein sequence is MAATEAGALAIERLRQWPGEHRVAVGLSGGVDSSLTAALLVEAGWEVEGLTLWLMSGKGACCAEGLVDAAGVCEQLEVPHHVVDFREHFKEQIVDFLVQGYEAGVTPLPCSRCNREVKFGPMLQWAKEERGIERIATGHYARVRHGDQSENGRHQLLRGLDQRKDQSYFLYDLPQQALGRLIFPLGELTKPDTRLEADRHGLRTAQKPESQDLCLADHHGTMKAFLDAYLPPRPGQIVLADGQVVGEHDGIEHFTIGQRKGLGVAWSEPLHVVRLDGAMNQVVVAPRRDAARGEAVVGAVNWVSIAPPTEPLEVEVQVRYRSGPQQARLIPLPETEVDRAADRPHRCRLEFAEEQFSITPGQAAVFYAGEMVLGGGLIQRDHQ, encoded by the coding sequence GTGGCGGCAACGGAGGCGGGCGCCCTGGCGATTGAGCGGCTGCGCCAGTGGCCCGGTGAGCACCGAGTGGCTGTGGGTCTCTCCGGTGGTGTGGATAGCTCCTTGACCGCGGCCCTGTTGGTGGAGGCTGGTTGGGAGGTGGAGGGCCTGACCCTCTGGCTGATGAGCGGCAAGGGGGCCTGCTGCGCCGAAGGCCTGGTCGATGCCGCTGGGGTCTGCGAGCAGCTCGAGGTGCCGCACCACGTGGTGGATTTCCGAGAGCACTTCAAGGAACAGATCGTTGATTTCTTGGTGCAGGGCTACGAGGCCGGCGTCACACCGCTTCCCTGCTCCCGCTGCAACCGCGAGGTGAAGTTCGGGCCGATGCTCCAGTGGGCCAAAGAGGAGCGCGGTATTGAGCGGATCGCCACGGGCCACTACGCCCGGGTGCGCCATGGGGACCAGAGCGAGAACGGCCGCCACCAGTTGCTGCGCGGCCTCGATCAACGGAAAGATCAGAGCTATTTCCTCTATGACCTGCCCCAGCAGGCCCTGGGTCGCCTGATCTTTCCCCTGGGGGAGCTGACCAAACCCGACACCCGGCTGGAGGCAGACCGCCATGGGCTGCGGACGGCGCAGAAACCCGAGAGCCAGGACCTCTGTCTGGCGGATCACCACGGCACGATGAAGGCCTTCTTGGATGCCTACCTGCCGCCGCGCCCCGGGCAGATCGTGCTGGCCGATGGCCAGGTGGTGGGCGAGCACGACGGCATCGAGCACTTCACGATTGGCCAGCGCAAGGGTCTGGGGGTGGCCTGGAGTGAGCCGCTGCATGTGGTGCGGCTGGATGGGGCGATGAACCAGGTGGTGGTGGCCCCCCGCCGGGATGCGGCCCGCGGTGAGGCGGTGGTGGGGGCGGTGAATTGGGTTTCCATCGCGCCACCCACCGAGCCGCTCGAGGTGGAGGTGCAGGTGCGCTACCGCAGCGGTCCCCAGCAGGCCCGGCTGATTCCCCTGCCGGAGACCGAGGTCGATCGGGCAGCGGATCGCCCGCATCGCTGCCGCCTGGAATTCGCCGAGGAGCAGTTCTCGATCACCCCGGGCCAGGCGGCGGTGTTCTACGCCGGTGAGATGGTGCTGGGGGGTGGCTTAATTCAGCGCGATCACCAGTAG
- a CDS encoding IMS domain-containing protein translates to MELPIDHFRLLGVNASSDRQSVLRTLQQRLDRIPDQGFTQDTLQARAELLEASADLLSDETRRQAYERELTAIADNANGSIAALEIPPSREVGGLLLLMEAGQSQEAFDSASRGLQPPQAPALGSSREADLTLLAGLACQGTARDYRDQRRYEAAALTLQQGLQLLQRMGQQAEQRRKLEQDLKELLPYRVLDLISRDLSASTSRLQGIALLEQLVQQRGGLEGHTDLTFPQSEFQPFFKQIRQFLTAQEQVELFSRWGDSGSATADFLASFALTASGFSQRKPERILEAYERLKNSGQPGIEVFLSCQQLLLGQVDEAERLFELGADAALKQWAMEQGDDPLARLCAYCRDWLTREVLEGFRDIDVDANLDAWFADRDVQAYIDQQDRIRGRQFNAKPSFEVPAATETSTAFGDWPSFDLGGSSETPTNLETLDEEEEGDDELWDGPRWRLPALPELQWPQLGSLNERLQELPSWGRPVGVAVVVMALGFGGWVALKPREAEVETATSGSNAALVQPESTAPAAPAQANPFPLSDPDPSASQLQGLLEAWLSEKAAVLAGEAPSETLADLARPDQIQRLQRQAQANRQRGATETVNTTITGFKISERSGVRIAAQVALTYSDELRTKAGKILSRTPEMTLRNTYIFGRKNGSWQLVAYKPTAKN, encoded by the coding sequence TTGGAACTGCCGATCGACCACTTCCGCCTGCTCGGCGTGAATGCCAGCTCCGACCGGCAGAGCGTGCTGCGCACCCTGCAGCAGCGTCTTGATCGCATTCCAGACCAGGGTTTTACCCAAGACACACTCCAGGCCAGGGCCGAACTGCTGGAAGCCAGCGCCGACCTGCTGAGCGACGAAACCCGGCGCCAGGCCTACGAGCGGGAACTCACGGCCATCGCCGACAACGCCAACGGCTCCATCGCCGCCCTGGAGATTCCCCCCTCCCGTGAAGTGGGCGGCCTTCTCCTCTTAATGGAGGCCGGCCAATCCCAGGAGGCCTTCGACAGCGCCTCCCGCGGACTGCAGCCGCCCCAAGCCCCCGCCCTGGGCAGCAGCCGCGAAGCGGACCTGACCCTTTTGGCCGGCCTGGCCTGCCAGGGCACCGCTCGGGATTACCGCGATCAACGCCGCTATGAGGCGGCCGCGCTCACCCTGCAGCAGGGTCTGCAGCTGCTCCAACGCATGGGTCAGCAGGCCGAACAACGCCGCAAGCTCGAGCAGGACCTCAAGGAGCTTCTCCCCTATCGCGTCCTCGACCTGATCAGCCGCGACCTCTCCGCCAGCACCTCCCGCTTACAGGGCATCGCCCTGCTGGAGCAACTCGTGCAGCAGCGAGGAGGCCTCGAGGGCCATACCGATCTGACCTTCCCCCAAAGCGAGTTCCAGCCGTTCTTCAAACAGATCCGTCAATTCCTGACGGCCCAAGAACAGGTGGAGCTCTTCAGCCGTTGGGGCGATTCAGGCTCCGCCACGGCCGACTTCCTGGCCAGTTTTGCCCTCACCGCTTCGGGGTTCTCCCAGCGCAAACCGGAGCGGATCCTGGAGGCCTACGAGCGTCTAAAAAACAGCGGCCAACCCGGCATTGAGGTCTTCCTCTCCTGCCAGCAACTGCTGCTCGGTCAGGTGGATGAAGCGGAGCGTCTCTTCGAGTTGGGAGCGGATGCCGCCCTGAAGCAGTGGGCCATGGAGCAGGGAGACGACCCCCTGGCACGCCTCTGCGCCTACTGCCGCGACTGGCTGACACGAGAAGTGCTGGAAGGGTTCCGGGACATCGACGTCGACGCCAACCTCGATGCCTGGTTCGCGGACCGGGATGTGCAGGCCTACATCGACCAACAGGACCGCATCCGCGGCCGCCAGTTCAACGCCAAACCAAGTTTCGAGGTGCCGGCTGCGACAGAGACCAGCACCGCCTTTGGGGACTGGCCGAGCTTCGACCTCGGCGGCAGCAGCGAAACCCCGACAAACCTCGAGACCCTCGACGAGGAGGAGGAGGGCGACGATGAGCTCTGGGATGGCCCCCGCTGGAGGCTCCCGGCTCTACCCGAACTCCAATGGCCCCAACTCGGCAGCCTCAATGAGCGGCTGCAGGAACTCCCCAGCTGGGGGCGGCCCGTTGGTGTGGCCGTGGTTGTCATGGCCCTTGGTTTTGGCGGCTGGGTGGCGCTGAAGCCCCGCGAAGCCGAGGTGGAGACCGCAACCAGCGGCAGCAATGCGGCCCTTGTTCAGCCTGAATCGACCGCCCCCGCAGCTCCGGCCCAGGCCAACCCCTTCCCCCTGAGCGATCCCGATCCCAGCGCCAGCCAACTGCAGGGCCTGCTCGAGGCTTGGCTGAGCGAAAAAGCCGCGGTCCTCGCCGGTGAAGCACCGAGCGAGACCCTGGCCGACCTGGCCCGCCCCGATCAGATCCAGCGGCTTCAACGCCAGGCCCAAGCCAACCGCCAGCGCGGCGCCACCGAAACGGTGAACACCACCATCACCGGCTTCAAGATCAGCGAGCGCTCCGGTGTGCGCATCGCGGCCCAGGTGGCTCTGACCTACAGCGATGAACTCCGGACCAAGGCCGGCAAAATTCTGAGCCGAACCCCAGAGATGACCCTGCGCAACACCTACATCTTTGGCCGCAAAAACGGCAGCTGGCAGCTGGTCGCCTACAAGCCCACCGCCAAGAACTGA
- a CDS encoding 2Fe-2S iron-sulfur cluster binding domain-containing protein, translating to MKQVQIQWPNGSSTQAVVGSDWLEAARQAGFSIPTGCLGGSCGACEIEVNGNTVRACIATVPASKSGAIEVELSSDPYW from the coding sequence ATGAAACAGGTGCAGATCCAATGGCCGAACGGCTCCAGCACCCAAGCGGTCGTGGGATCCGACTGGCTGGAGGCCGCGCGGCAGGCCGGCTTCTCGATTCCCACCGGCTGCCTCGGCGGGAGTTGCGGTGCCTGCGAGATCGAGGTCAACGGCAACACCGTGCGTGCCTGCATCGCCACCGTGCCCGCCAGCAAGAGCGGAGCGATCGAGGTGGAACTCTCCAGCGACCCCTACTGGTAA
- a CDS encoding AbrB/MazE/SpoVT family DNA-binding domain-containing protein has protein sequence MASEVTLRQSGGSVSATIPKELARRFHLEPGDRVQAIETADGILLTPFDPTVQQALALASEAAKQFQPALRELAQ, from the coding sequence ATGGCCTCGGAAGTCACCCTTCGGCAGTCCGGCGGCTCCGTCAGCGCCACGATCCCCAAAGAACTGGCCCGGCGATTCCACCTGGAGCCAGGGGATCGCGTGCAAGCCATCGAGACCGCAGACGGCATCCTGCTGACCCCGTTTGACCCGACGGTTCAACAGGCACTAGCCCTCGCCTCGGAAGCAGCCAAGCAATTTCAGCCCGCCTTGCGTGAGTTAGCCCAATGA
- a CDS encoding type II toxin-antitoxin system death-on-curing family toxin — MSKGPEPTWVPATAVRAMHHQQILEHGGLQGIRSAPALEAALARPQQRWSYGELTTIPQLAAAYAEALTRAHPFADGNKRSGFLVGVVFLGLNGFRFTASNEDVVLMIRRLAAAELPWADLLAWFDANSSKVP; from the coding sequence ATGAGCAAAGGCCCTGAGCCCACCTGGGTTCCAGCCACTGCCGTTCGGGCCATGCATCACCAGCAGATCCTCGAGCACGGCGGCCTGCAAGGGATTCGCAGCGCCCCGGCACTGGAGGCAGCCTTGGCCCGCCCGCAGCAACGCTGGAGTTACGGCGAGCTCACAACGATTCCTCAACTCGCAGCGGCCTATGCCGAAGCGCTGACCCGAGCCCATCCGTTTGCCGATGGGAACAAACGCAGCGGATTTCTGGTTGGAGTTGTGTTCTTGGGACTCAACGGATTCCGCTTCACCGCCTCCAACGAAGATGTCGTTCTGATGATTCGTCGTCTGGCCGCCGCAGAACTGCCCTGGGCTGATCTGCTCGCCTGGTTTGACGCCAACAGCAGCAAGGTGCCTTGA
- a CDS encoding NAD(P)H-hydrate dehydratase encodes MAPLCWPPRDAAHLMVSGPQMAELEQVLFANGMPVEALMEKAALAISRRLQQPDVWPDLQSWGALVLVGPGHNGGDGLVIARELHLAGIAVRIWCPFERRKPLTESHLRQALWLGIPKLEGTPEPSDPALWIDALFGIGQSRPPGAELEQLLLERQRQLADRLIAIDGPTGLCSDRGVPLGQAAATAQLTLSIGLIKQGFVQDSALAWVGDLERIELGLPRALLEALPPNQTRSLGAADLSSAPWPTPAAAAAKYKRGRLLLIAGSDAYRGAALLSLEGASASGAGSLRAAVPEAVADQLWCQLPHAVLSARLPSHSNGSLDLRALPPSALERLDAVVLGPGIGNHPGDDGIWEQLQTFPGLLVLDADGLNRLAQRPAVPWLLGRRGPTWLTPHGGEFQRIFPDLSGQPALEACAAAAQRSGCSVLLKGARSVIADPTGERWQLSSACSHAARAGLGDVLAGYAGGLGALALASGATAGGSLLALAALAHAAAGQRASEQHGIGGATPSRIAEILAAMERKTKSTIVNRI; translated from the coding sequence TTGGCCCCGCTCTGTTGGCCCCCCCGCGACGCCGCTCACCTGATGGTGAGCGGCCCGCAGATGGCCGAACTCGAGCAGGTGCTCTTCGCCAACGGCATGCCCGTGGAGGCGCTGATGGAGAAGGCCGCTCTGGCCATCAGCAGGCGGCTGCAGCAACCCGATGTCTGGCCGGACCTGCAATCGTGGGGCGCGCTGGTGCTGGTGGGTCCCGGCCACAACGGCGGCGATGGCCTGGTGATCGCCCGTGAGCTTCACCTGGCCGGCATCGCTGTGCGGATCTGGTGTCCCTTTGAGCGGCGCAAGCCCCTGACCGAAAGCCACCTGCGCCAGGCCCTCTGGCTGGGGATCCCCAAGCTGGAGGGCACGCCCGAGCCCAGCGATCCAGCCCTCTGGATCGATGCCCTCTTTGGCATCGGCCAAAGCCGGCCCCCTGGGGCTGAGCTCGAGCAACTGCTGCTGGAGCGCCAACGGCAGCTGGCCGATCGACTGATCGCCATCGACGGTCCGACGGGACTCTGCTCCGATCGAGGGGTACCGCTGGGGCAAGCCGCCGCCACCGCCCAGCTGACCTTGAGCATTGGCCTGATCAAACAGGGCTTTGTGCAAGACAGCGCCCTGGCCTGGGTGGGGGATCTGGAGCGCATCGAGCTGGGGCTTCCAAGGGCCCTGCTGGAGGCGTTGCCCCCAAATCAAACCCGGAGCCTGGGCGCAGCGGACCTCAGCAGTGCCCCCTGGCCCACACCAGCTGCTGCGGCAGCGAAATACAAGCGGGGGCGGCTGCTGCTGATCGCCGGCAGCGACGCCTACCGAGGAGCAGCCCTGCTCTCCCTGGAAGGGGCCAGCGCCAGTGGTGCCGGCAGCCTTCGGGCCGCGGTGCCAGAGGCTGTGGCCGATCAGCTCTGGTGCCAACTCCCCCATGCCGTCCTCTCGGCGCGGCTTCCCAGCCACAGCAATGGGTCCCTGGATCTCCGTGCGCTGCCGCCCTCAGCCCTGGAGCGGCTCGATGCGGTGGTCCTCGGACCGGGCATCGGCAATCACCCTGGAGACGACGGGATCTGGGAGCAGCTCCAAACCTTCCCTGGCCTGCTGGTGCTCGATGCCGATGGCCTCAATCGCCTGGCCCAGCGCCCTGCTGTCCCTTGGCTACTGGGCCGTCGCGGCCCCACCTGGCTCACCCCCCATGGCGGTGAGTTCCAGCGGATCTTCCCTGATCTCTCTGGGCAGCCCGCCCTGGAGGCCTGCGCGGCAGCGGCCCAACGCAGCGGCTGCTCGGTGCTGCTCAAGGGCGCCCGCAGTGTCATTGCTGATCCCACTGGTGAGCGCTGGCAACTCAGCAGCGCCTGCTCCCATGCCGCCAGGGCGGGGCTTGGGGATGTCTTGGCGGGCTATGCCGGAGGATTGGGTGCCCTGGCCCTGGCGAGCGGGGCCACCGCAGGTGGTTCGTTGCTGGCACTCGCCGCCCTCGCCCATGCCGCGGCCGGTCAGCGAGCCAGTGAGCAGCATGGAATCGGAGGGGCAACGCCAAGTCGTATTGCCGAAATCTTGGCCGCGATGGAGAGAAAAACGAAATCCACAATTGTGAACAGAATCTGA
- the pdhA gene encoding pyruvate dehydrogenase (acetyl-transferring) E1 component subunit alpha: MTQADLGQGVATSGAPSCSADVNQVGLHAERLMNLYPSTPATVTRDEGLMLYRDMTLGRRFEDKCAEMYYRGKMFGFVHLYNGQEAVSTGVIKAMKMQHDWFCSTYRDHVHALSCGVPAREVMSELFGKETGCSKGRGGSMHLFSKEHHLLGGYAFIGEGIPVALGAAFTSRYKRDALGDSTSDAVTAAFFGDGTCNIGQFYECLNMAALWKLPIIFVVENNKWAIGMDHNRATSDPEIWRKAAAFGMAGEEVDGMDVLAVRGAAQRAIERARAGEGPTVLECLTYRFRGHSLADPDELRAEAEKEFWAQRDPIKRLAAHLIQHNLVKAEELKAIEKEIDAEVADCVEFALAAPEPKPEELTRYIWAED, translated from the coding sequence ATGACACAGGCCGATCTTGGACAGGGCGTCGCCACCAGTGGTGCTCCCTCCTGCTCAGCCGATGTCAACCAGGTCGGCTTGCATGCCGAGCGGCTGATGAACCTCTACCCCTCCACGCCGGCAACGGTGACGCGGGATGAGGGCCTGATGCTTTACCGCGACATGACCCTCGGCCGGCGCTTCGAAGACAAGTGCGCCGAGATGTACTACCGCGGAAAGATGTTCGGCTTTGTTCACCTCTACAACGGCCAAGAGGCCGTGAGCACGGGGGTGATCAAGGCGATGAAGATGCAGCACGACTGGTTCTGCAGCACCTACCGCGACCACGTCCACGCCCTCAGCTGCGGCGTACCGGCCCGCGAGGTCATGAGCGAACTGTTCGGCAAGGAGACCGGTTGCAGCAAGGGCCGTGGGGGCTCGATGCACCTGTTCTCCAAGGAGCATCACCTGCTGGGTGGTTATGCCTTTATTGGTGAGGGCATTCCCGTTGCCCTGGGCGCCGCCTTCACCAGCCGCTACAAGCGTGATGCGCTGGGCGATTCCACAAGCGACGCAGTGACCGCCGCCTTCTTCGGCGATGGCACTTGCAACATCGGCCAGTTCTACGAGTGCTTGAACATGGCGGCGCTCTGGAAGCTGCCGATCATCTTTGTGGTCGAGAACAACAAGTGGGCCATCGGCATGGACCACAACCGCGCCACCAGCGACCCCGAGATTTGGCGTAAAGCCGCAGCCTTTGGGATGGCCGGTGAAGAAGTCGATGGCATGGATGTCTTGGCCGTCCGCGGCGCTGCCCAGCGGGCGATCGAGCGGGCCCGTGCCGGTGAAGGCCCCACCGTGTTGGAGTGCCTGACCTATCGCTTCCGCGGTCACTCCCTGGCGGACCCCGACGAGCTGCGGGCTGAGGCCGAGAAAGAGTTCTGGGCCCAGCGCGATCCGATCAAGCGTCTGGCCGCTCACCTGATTCAGCACAACCTGGTGAAGGCCGAGGAGCTCAAGGCGATCGAGAAGGAGATCGACGCCGAAGTGGCCGATTGTGTGGAGTTCGCCCTGGCGGCTCCTGAGCCCAAGCCGGAAGAGCTCACCCGCTACATCTGGGCGGAGGACTGA
- a CDS encoding histone deacetylase — protein MRLPLVYHPAYSAPLPSSHRFPMAKFKLLRSLLEEQGIAREEQIHRPLPVPRRWLELTHSRRYHQAFARGELLPAEQRRIGLPATTPLVQRTWLAVGGSLLTARLALEHGVACHLAGGTHHAYPDHGSGFCIFNDCAVTAQVLLAEGQVQRLMVIDLDVHQGDATAAIFAQEPRVFTLSVHCGSNFPLRKQQSDVDLALDDGIGDDAYLEAIGDLIPTLLDQQQPDLVLYNAGVDPHLEDRLGRLRLSDQGLLNRDRLVMDSCLRRNIPIATVIGGGYDDLKPLVVRHSLVFRAANEQARLHGL, from the coding sequence GTGCGACTACCGCTCGTCTATCACCCGGCCTATTCAGCCCCCTTGCCCAGTAGCCATCGCTTCCCGATGGCGAAGTTCAAACTCCTGCGCTCCTTGCTTGAGGAGCAGGGAATTGCGCGGGAGGAGCAGATCCATCGGCCCCTACCGGTGCCGCGGCGCTGGCTTGAGCTCACCCACAGCCGCCGCTACCACCAGGCCTTCGCCCGCGGGGAACTGCTCCCGGCCGAGCAGCGCCGCATCGGCCTGCCAGCCACGACCCCATTGGTGCAGCGCACCTGGCTGGCGGTGGGGGGATCCCTCCTGACGGCCCGATTGGCCCTCGAACACGGCGTTGCCTGCCACCTGGCCGGGGGGACCCACCACGCCTACCCCGACCACGGCAGCGGGTTCTGCATCTTCAACGACTGCGCCGTCACCGCCCAGGTTCTGCTGGCTGAAGGGCAGGTCCAGCGCTTGATGGTGATCGACCTGGATGTGCATCAAGGGGATGCCACCGCCGCCATCTTTGCCCAGGAGCCACGGGTCTTCACCCTCTCGGTGCACTGCGGCAGCAACTTCCCGCTGCGCAAACAACAGAGCGACGTCGACCTGGCCTTAGACGATGGAATTGGAGATGACGCCTATCTCGAGGCAATTGGCGATCTAATCCCGACCCTGCTGGATCAACAGCAACCAGATCTCGTGCTCTACAACGCTGGGGTCGACCCCCACCTTGAGGACCGGCTCGGTCGGCTTCGCCTCAGTGATCAGGGCCTACTGAACCGTGACCGCCTGGTGATGGACAGTTGCCTGCGGCGAAACATTCCAATCGCCACAGTGATCGGAGGCGGCTACGACGACTTAAAGCCCCTGGTGGTGCGCCACAGCCTGGTTTTCCGCGCTGCAAACGAGCAAGCCCGTTTGCACGGGCTCTAA
- a CDS encoding RNA polymerase sigma factor, RpoD/SigA family: MATATSSNTNSSRRRSSDPISWYLSTIGRVPLLTPAEEIELGNQVQAMMRLAEEDKGESYTTHEKKIMRVGRRSKERMMKANLRLVVSVAKKYQGKGLELLDLIQEGSLGLERAVEKFDPTRGYKFSTYAFWWIRQSMTRAIACQSRTIRLPVHLSERLTAIRKVSLELAHKLGAMPSRKEIAEEMDMPLDELDSLLRQALTTSSLDAPVNGEEGRSFLGDLIADQTNSEPLDQVERGIHQEQLGRWLTHLTDQERQVLELRFGLEGEERHTLAEIGRMLEVSRERVRQVELKALRKLRHLTRRMPTAI; encoded by the coding sequence ATGGCAACCGCCACCAGCTCCAACACCAACAGCAGTCGCCGTCGCAGTAGCGATCCCATTAGTTGGTACCTCTCGACCATTGGCCGTGTCCCCCTGCTGACCCCGGCGGAAGAGATTGAATTAGGCAATCAAGTGCAAGCGATGATGCGACTTGCAGAAGAAGACAAAGGAGAGAGCTATACAACCCACGAGAAAAAGATCATGCGGGTGGGCCGGCGCTCCAAAGAGCGCATGATGAAGGCAAATCTGCGGCTTGTTGTCAGCGTCGCCAAGAAATATCAAGGCAAAGGCCTCGAGCTCCTCGATCTCATTCAAGAGGGATCGCTGGGCCTTGAGCGCGCGGTGGAGAAATTCGATCCCACCCGCGGCTACAAGTTCTCGACCTATGCCTTCTGGTGGATCCGCCAGAGCATGACCCGGGCCATCGCCTGCCAATCGCGGACCATCCGCTTACCGGTTCATCTCTCTGAACGCCTCACCGCCATTCGCAAAGTCAGCCTTGAGCTGGCCCACAAGCTCGGTGCGATGCCCAGCCGCAAGGAAATTGCGGAAGAGATGGACATGCCGCTCGATGAGCTCGACTCCCTGCTGCGCCAAGCCCTGACGACCTCCAGCCTGGATGCCCCGGTGAACGGCGAAGAGGGCCGGAGTTTCCTCGGTGACCTGATTGCCGATCAAACCAACAGCGAGCCCCTGGATCAGGTGGAGCGCGGCATCCACCAAGAGCAACTGGGCCGCTGGCTGACCCACCTGACCGACCAGGAGCGTCAGGTGCTTGAACTGCGCTTTGGCCTCGAAGGAGAAGAGCGCCACACCCTCGCTGAAATCGGCCGCATGCTCGAGGTCTCCCGCGAGCGGGTACGCCAGGTGGAGCTCAAAGCGCTGCGCAAGCTGCGTCACCTCACTCGGCGCATGCCGACGGCGATCTAG
- a CDS encoding nucleotidyltransferase family protein → MRLSELQALTPKLQLIAARYGASNMAVFGSVARDEATETSDIDLLVDLPQGTSLFQHAEFKQDLESLLQHNVDLIRRRNLKPSLRDRVEADAIPLA, encoded by the coding sequence ATGCGGCTTTCAGAACTCCAGGCCCTCACTCCAAAACTGCAGCTGATCGCAGCGCGTTATGGCGCTTCCAACATGGCTGTGTTCGGGTCTGTGGCCCGCGATGAGGCGACAGAAACCAGTGACATCGATCTCTTGGTTGATCTACCGCAGGGCACCAGCCTGTTTCAGCACGCGGAGTTCAAACAGGACTTGGAAAGCCTGCTCCAGCACAACGTCGATCTGATCCGCCGGCGCAACCTCAAGCCGAGCCTGCGTGATCGCGTCGAAGCCGATGCCATTCCACTGGCATGA
- a CDS encoding cobyric acid synthase: MVLGTSSGAGKSLMTAAVCRVLRRRGETPLPFKGQNMSNNAWVDQAGGEMAYSQALQSWAAGLEPACAMNPVLLKPQGDSTSEVIHLGQSVGNCRAEHYYRDWFRPGWAAIRQGLSELQTSHPGGRLVLEGAGSPVEVNLQPRDLTNLRLAQYLRARCILVADIERGGVFAQLVGTLALLRPVERPLIRGLLINRFRGRRELFDEGRRWLEANTGIPVLGVMPWLDELFPPEDSLDLLERRGRKRGAELEIAVLKLPSLSNFSDLDPLEAEPTVQLNWIAPGQELGNPDAVVVPGSKQTLRDLGALQSSGLGEQLTAYASQGGAVLGICGGMQLLGRELLDPQGLEGGAGSSHAGLNLLPLRTTFGEAKALRQCSSPALWPDAAEAALLEGFELHRGATSALEPCQGLAEDPSLGWVLDRVAGTYLHGVFESGPWRRRWLNQLRARKELPLLSERQPHHSRQREALLDRLADAFEQHVNLEPLLR; the protein is encoded by the coding sequence ATGGTGCTCGGCACCAGCAGCGGTGCCGGCAAGTCCCTGATGACGGCCGCCGTCTGCAGGGTGTTGCGGCGCCGGGGTGAGACCCCCCTGCCCTTCAAGGGGCAGAACATGAGCAACAACGCCTGGGTGGACCAGGCCGGCGGCGAGATGGCCTACTCCCAGGCGCTGCAGTCCTGGGCGGCGGGGCTGGAGCCCGCCTGCGCGATGAACCCGGTGTTGCTCAAACCCCAGGGGGACAGCACCAGTGAAGTCATCCACCTCGGGCAGTCCGTCGGCAACTGCCGCGCCGAGCACTACTACCGCGATTGGTTCCGGCCGGGCTGGGCCGCCATCCGTCAGGGCCTCAGTGAACTGCAGACCAGCCATCCCGGCGGGCGGCTCGTTCTGGAGGGGGCTGGCAGTCCAGTCGAGGTCAACCTGCAACCCCGGGACCTCACCAACCTGAGGCTCGCGCAGTACCTGCGAGCCCGCTGCATCCTTGTAGCGGACATCGAGCGAGGCGGCGTCTTTGCCCAGTTGGTCGGCACCCTGGCCCTGCTGCGTCCCGTGGAGCGCCCCCTCATCCGCGGCCTGCTGATCAACCGCTTCCGCGGCCGCCGCGAGCTCTTCGATGAGGGGCGCCGCTGGCTCGAGGCCAACACCGGCATCCCCGTTCTCGGGGTGATGCCCTGGCTGGATGAACTCTTTCCGCCGGAGGACTCCCTTGATCTACTGGAGCGCCGTGGCCGCAAACGCGGCGCCGAGCTGGAGATTGCCGTGCTCAAGCTCCCCTCCCTGAGCAACTTCTCCGACCTCGATCCCCTCGAGGCCGAGCCCACGGTCCAGCTCAACTGGATCGCCCCAGGTCAGGAGCTGGGGAACCCCGATGCGGTGGTGGTGCCGGGCAGCAAGCAAACCCTGCGGGACCTCGGCGCGCTGCAGAGCAGCGGACTGGGGGAGCAACTCACGGCCTACGCCTCCCAAGGGGGAGCGGTCCTTGGCATCTGCGGCGGCATGCAACTGCTGGGGCGCGAACTCCTGGATCCCCAGGGGCTGGAAGGGGGCGCCGGCTCCAGCCACGCCGGGCTCAACCTGCTACCGCTACGAACCACCTTTGGTGAGGCCAAGGCCCTGCGCCAATGCAGCAGCCCCGCTCTCTGGCCGGACGCTGCAGAGGCCGCCCTGCTGGAGGGCTTTGAGCTACACCGCGGTGCGACCTCAGCGCTCGAGCCCTGCCAAGGCCTGGCGGAGGATCCATCGCTGGGATGGGTCCTAGACCGGGTGGCCGGCACCTATCTCCATGGCGTCTTCGAGAGCGGCCCCTGGCGGCGGCGCTGGCTCAACCAGCTCAGGGCACGCAAAGAGTTGCCATTGCTTAGTGAACGGCAACCCCACCACAGTCGTCAGCGGGAGGCCCTATTGGATCGCCTCGCCGATGCCTTCGAGCAGCACGTCAATCTGGAGCCCCTGCTGCGATGA
- a CDS encoding DUF86 domain-containing protein: MGEAVKRISSELREQNRDLHWRGMAGMRDLLIHAYDKVDLDEVWQAYRQFPRIRDRVLEILSNAEAN; encoded by the coding sequence ATGGGTGAAGCCGTGAAACGGATCAGCTCAGAACTGCGCGAACAGAACCGCGATCTGCATTGGCGCGGCATGGCCGGGATGCGTGATCTCCTGATCCATGCCTACGACAAGGTGGACCTCGACGAGGTCTGGCAGGCCTATCGCCAATTCCCCAGGATCCGAGACCGAGTTCTCGAGATCCTCAGCAACGCGGAAGCGAACTGA